GCTACTTGCCTCTTCATCAGGAGGAGAGATCTGCTGCTGTTGCTGCTGTGGCGGTGTAGCATTGTCATTCGAAGAAGTAGATCTCGGAGACTCGTTCTTCATGTCGAAAGACATGCTTTTCTTCACATGGCACGAGTCATATATCAGCCTTAAAATGATTTTAGATAAAGTTTGGAAAGAAAAATCAAGGATCAACTCTTGAAACTTGGTACCTTGGACTTATCACCATTCTCATCCTCTGATATCGTTTTCTCATCCGCAGACGCAGAGGAGGAGCGTCTGTGCGCGCATTTGTGGTCACCATTGCGCACCATCTTGAGATGAAAATCGAAATCACAGAATCTTAAGTTAGTTTTGATGTCATCTCAAGTGAAGAAGAACTGAAGATGGCATCAAAAGAAAACCTTCATTATCTCGGGATCGTTCCAAGGGCCTCTATCGGAGACCATACAGCCACCCTTGTCAGCGGCAGGCGCACGTCCCCCCCCAAGAACTCCGGTAGCTCACTGATACAAGATCAAAACAATGTCACTTCTCTGTGGATTCCTCAAACCTTCGTTGCTTGAAAAATCGAGCAGTAATATTTACCTTGCATCAATGACTTCAAGCAACTTGCTCTGGTATTTGTTGCCAAGCACCTGAGATCAAGAAACACGCTAACTTGATTTTCATACCGTTGAGCTAAAGATCAAGTGGAGACAAAAGCAGGGCGGGGAGTTGCTTACGTGGATCTTCGAAGTGGTCTTTGGGTCGAGGAATGACTTGACAGTGTTCCACAAGAGCCTAAAGCCAGATCCAGCGTTGATGATATACATTTGGAATAAGGTCTACGAGATAAAAGGGTAGTCGAGCCATAGAATAAGATCTCGGAGCTACAAACAAACAAGAAAACCTTAAGAATCCACATGTTGTACCTCCGGGTAGTTATCCCCATCAATTTTCTGAATGCTCTGAACGAGCTCCCTTGCAGACTTGGTGAAACTTTTCAGCCCCTGAAAACGAACAAAGGATTCATTCGAGAGATCAAAGTAATAATAATGGTCTATTTCTCAATTTTAGGTAGTTTGTTGCATACCACTCCTTGGACATCCAAGATGGTTGTGCTCTGATCAATATGCTTTTTGACTGAAATGGAGCAGGCTGGGAACTTATCGATGAAGGTCCTCTCGAACTCCTGGACATGGTATTTTAGGTAGCGTTCCATCGAGGTTACCTGCAAGAGCTTGGTTGAGTCAACCCATACCGAGCCTTTCAATGTACACCGGCCTGCCCTCCTTGTCAACCCCGTGATGCCCTTGTGGGTAGTATTTAACCACCTCCTCTTTCTCAGTGAAATCGAAATCCTAACAATCATAATCACAGCATTGTCGATGTTAAGCTTAAAAACACGAGCCATTTAAGACGATGCTATGCAAAGGGTCGTAATCAACAGGTACCTCCATAATGGTGTCGGAACCAAAGTCCTTCCTCCACTGAAGCATGTCGGACCACATTTGCTTCGATTTTTCAATATCAAATTTCCTGGCCTTCAAGAACCTGTTTGGAAACATGCATTGTGAACATCAATTGATCATATATTCGAAAATTAGCATACATAGacttatttttctctctacGTTGCTCCTCGTTTTAATCTTTATAGTCATTCTTCGTTGCTGAACACATAGACAGACGTGGACGAGGCTAAAGTAGACAAAATATATTAGTACTACCTTAGTAGCATATGAAAGTCGTCGTGTTTGGCAGGTAACAATTCCTCTAGAATGAGCGCCTGGCGAAAAGCATCCACAGACTGCGCTTCTTCAGCATCATGCTCGTCCTCGAGCACAACAGACATAACTCTGCTGCTCCGCCTGCCCTTTCTAGAAATCGAGTCCCTGAACTTGTTAGAGGCAGTGATTGCCGCCTTCTTCAGGGATCCCATCCTAGTCTTATTATCGTCAAGATTGTCCGCATCAACCTTCTCCAGGCCTTCAACATATTCCACCAACaatcaatctcaatctcaaaaaaatatcaacaaaaaccTCAGTTAATCAGTTTGCACCTAATCTTTGATTTCCCACAACAACACTTTTCATATCATCAAATCAAACCATTACACCAAATTTAATAAACACCAAATTCATCCATACAAAGGCAAAATgacatgaaaaaaattgaattaagaaTTGAACGAATTCGCAGAAGCAACCTACTTTGATCCGAGGGGCGGTCTAAATGTCCCGACATCCCGGCTGCAGCagcttgatcaagttagacagcACCAGAAATCTACAAATGGCAAAAGGCACAAAAACTCTCATTGATTGTCTAATTATGCCTTTTACAGAGCTCTACATTGACATCAACATATACTCCATATCTTGAATTTTTACAACATAACCTAACCTAATCAATGTTCAAATGCACAAATCATATCAACCGACATAAATTGCTTCAACATTCACAACATGATCTAAACCGACTAATATTCTAACGGCATAATCAACATTTACAAGAAAAGATTGAAAATTTgacaaaatgaaaatgaatttaaaaaattaaaaggagATCATTACCGAATGGAagatttgtattttagtttCTAAATTCTAAGGAAggtgaaaaaaaagagagagagtgagatattggaattagagagagagagagagagattaggGAGAAATTGTTCACCTGTGGGAGTGGTTAGAGAGAGAAGGCGAGAGGAGTCTCTCTAACCGAATTAGCTCCGAGAATTTGTGGCTACAAAAATCAATGGCTATCAATTATTCCACTAATTTCTTCATCATTTCTTACTCTACCATGTGATCTAGCCTAGAAATTTTGGAGATACATTATGCATCCATTTAATTGAAaatgggagagagagagagagctgttGTAAACTAGGAAGCCGTCAACTGTTCactgtgtgagagagagagagagagagagagaagtggaaGCCATGTCGGAATCCAGACAGAGATTCCACCACATTGAAGTGAGGACTGTTTCTGTTTATTTTCCCGCGAAAATTAGTTAAAACGGTGTTGCTTTTATTTATGACTTCTAATCATATTTGTATCATGATCAAATAGGAGTATATAGTAtcaaactttttataaaatactggcatttgtatttttaaattcgACATGAACCGTATAATGTACTAATGATTTATACACACATACTAAAATTTGCATATTATGAATCAGGCAATTGAACTATTTTGATGTGAACAATTTCTAGATCAAGATAATATATTTGGTGTTCTAGCATTTAGGTTCGAGTGTGTGATCCTTTTGAAATGAACTGATGATATAACACGTGATGTTGATGAAGAGATTCAATTATAGGCATTGAGGAGTCTGTGATATTGATGTTCCACACCAAGATTCTTGTGAAAAGTGAGACATAGATACTAGAGGTTTTTCTTGTGACAAAATTATTTGATCATTCATGCACCTAACTGTAAATGGTCAAATAACTTTATTAACCACTTTTTGTTTTGCAAGTGTATCGTACATATTGTGTTAGTTTTTTCTTTGTAATTTAAATATGCTAGCATTATCAAGATCTATCCAAAAGCTTTATCTCTTTCTCTCATTATTACCTCCGTcctttaaaatagaaaatttgggAATGGCACGAATTTTCACTactatgtatgtatgtatgtatgtataattGGGTTAGTGGATGAGTGTCTGGAAGCATTTGGCATGCATCACTTTGAGATATTACTGCGAGGATCTTTTTATTATGTAAGGATAGTGTTGAtgttaattaaatgttttttggGAGTATGCTAAGATTAATTATGATATAAGTTTGTCTTATGTGAAATATTTCGTAGTTTTGAATCTTTTGATTTATCTTTACAAACACACATCTTTCTTTAACTGAAAAGATAGAGATATCAAAAGTTGATCCAATTTAAATTGGGTCAAAAAATGTTGATTTGAGTTACCTTCTATTGGTTTTAGGCTATTGGGCCGGGATAGCTGCTCTCTTAATAATTTGGCTTATTCCACCGTGTTAAAAGAAAAtcaataacaaaatataaatataaatataaatataaatataaatataaatataaatataagaattGCGTTTGTGTTACACAGTTAGTCAATTCTGTAACTATTCATTTTCATTGTCAATATTAATATATGCATATGGATATGTCGAAAAGATATAACAGTTCAAATTAGAACAATCTTTTTTGTCTCAAGTAAAAGTAAATAAGCACTATTGATCTTTATATGATTTATAGTAGTGTAAAAACAAGTGTtatcatttttaggatttaaaacCCTTGTTATACATATAAATAACCATTATTTATACGTTGAATATCGAGAAAAGGCTGCTCAAACGGCTCCTGAAAATAATTcctaaagaataaaatataactGGAATAGAATGGGGAATaagtacaaaataaaataatttcacaccCCAAAATCAGTTGATGGATTAGATGGACAATGTGACATGAAAGCATATATTCGAGCATTAATATTAATCGAAATCAACAATAgggaaattttaactggatgatacTTCTCGCAACGTGACATCAAGAGAATATATGCTTATTTCCCAAGAATTAGAATACAATTcccttcattttcttttcataATTATCcacaaattattaaaaatctTCTCCAGATTTTCTTGCTTTATATGTATCTATGCCCTGTGATGAGAATTGAGATGACCATACATCCAAGTTATACAATCTCCACCCAAACAAATGACaatatactttatattttttcgtttactatatatactactccacaatttatttcgatttttaattaatatgacTGTGAAGTACTTACTAACATGCTCAAGAATTTTATTGAACGTGACTATTGATTTATCGATTATTTTTCGGTTTTCCCAACATTCACGTATATTATAAGAAAAATATAGTTCTGCATGGTGAAACTAAAATACCAgagaaaattattaaaaaaattaaattgacatGAAGAAAAATAAGGCTTCAAAGTTCCGATATATACATGTAATTATACACGTAGCGCAGGAATGATACAGTTTTATCATTCTATAACTATATACAATCAGGAACTCAAAAAAAGCTTTAATAATTCtagaaaatattaacaaaaaaaaggggagaaaatTAGGCACAAAACAAGCGCGAATTGAATTCAAGCTTGAAACGAAACCATGGATGAATcatccccttcttcttccctcAACAGCCTCTGCTGCCGCGCGATGAACGCCTCCACCGTCTGCCGGAACTCTTCGCTGCTCATCTCCTCCTCCGCTCTCTTCCGGCACTTCTCACTCATGCTCCGCCTCAAGTCGCGGCGGTGCTCCTCCTCCCCCCGCACCCTCTCCAGATTCGCCGATCTAGTCCTGCTGATCACCTCTCTCTCGGTGCGAGCTGATTTCTCCACTGATTTGCTCCAAATCTGCTGCTGGATCTGATTGTTGTTGTTACTCCGACATTTCTCCACCGATTTGCTCAAAATCGGCGGCTGGATCTGATTGCTGTTGCTCCGGCATTTCTCCACGTACTCGTCGTAGAAATCGGTGCTCCTCTCACCGGAGAACCGCCGCGATATGAGGAAGAGCACGATCACGATCGCGTTTCCGATTACGAACACGGATCCAGGGCTGATCAGCTCGACGACGGAGATTCCGCGGAGATACTCGCTGGAAAGCTTGAGAAAAACCGCGAATTGAACGGAGAACCGCGAGACGACGATCAGAAAAACGAGGAGCTCAACGAATCGGAAAAGGCTCGTGATTCTCTGAATCCTGCGGTATTTCGCGATAGCGTTCGCTTTCTCCACTCTCACGTCTTCAAAATTGAATgcttccattttttatttttaatactatttttttttccgTTTAATTATATGGATATATGCGGTTTGGCGTATGTGCAACAATTTGAAAGCAGCTCCTTCTctgctttttttttctctgtGTGTGTGTATCTCTCTAGAAAGAGAAGTGGTGAGAGAATtggaagagaaagaagaagtgGATTGCGATGAACATAGTGTGCGGAAATAAATAGGAGTAGGATTTTCGGAGAAAATGTGTATTAGTGTTGAAGAGTGGGTGTGATGAAAGGGTTAGTATTATATTTGGTGTGGTGGAAGTGAGAGTGGTATATATAGACTAAATAAATAGGAGTAGATTCTTTCATCTTTATAAGTTCCCACTTTATTAGTTGTGGTGGATTTATAAtctccttttctttttatattaagTGTGGAGTGGAGGACTATATAGACTATGGTACGTGGGTGTAACATCTTCTACATATCAAATGCTAATAATTTTGTCTTCTAATACCCACATAAATATGTAGACCAATAAACATTCaataatgtttattttaatattgagatgtcTTTTGAAATGTCCTAGTGAGGGTGGGAAGTGGGAGACTCTCAAAATTATTAACGCAAAGATAACATAGGTTTGTATTTGAAATCCTCTATCTCActttttatactcatttttttaaatattacagTTTTCACTAATTTAGTttaaatttaatagtattaattatGATTCGTTAATCTAATAGAATTCATAATTACATTTTTACATttaatgtacatttttttaataattgattATCCATACTTAGGGATATAATTTTCAACCACCAATTATTATTTACTAGTTAATATTagaatttattatataattaaaacttttacaatttaaataatattataataataaaattataaatgggTACTATACAAAAAATTAAGGACTAGAGAATCTGaaacattaaatttaattactccGTAGTACTTATTCTATGAGTCACCTAAATCCTGCAAAAAATTTCAATACAATGAATTCGGTCCTAGATAATAttcttattatttaataaaataatattgtagGAGTATATTATAAAGATTTATAATGATGCTAATATTGTGCCGTTTTTGGGTGCAGAATAGTGTGTTTTGGTGGGAGACTTTAGGTAGGTATATAGAGCACATATGCAGTTCTTGAAGTGGAAATCTCCAGCTGTTTATGTTCATGCACCCCTCCTCTCTCTAATGATGTGTAATTTGGATAAGGATCTATCTACATATGGCATAATTAAATGGATAATTAGGCAAaacagtaaaataaaataaaaatctcaaTTTCTCAGTCATTATGAGTTATGACTATCGAGAGGAGTATATATTAATCATAGTACAACCTAGCTTGCAATTCTTAATTAAAGGTCGCATTTTAATCTCACGTGCATGCTTCATTTTCTATAAAACATAAGATTTTGAAGGATTGTAACTTAACTTATAGGAACATCCGCACCGCACATGGATATCTTCATTTTTATGTGTTGTTTAATACAACTAGTTTTATAGTAtgtgatttttaaaaatagatatATAATGATAGTGTTAAATACTCCTAAGGTAATGTACGACCATCACGATATTTCACCACTTTGCATTATTCATTGCATTACTCCACCACTCCACCTTATAACTAACTATCTATCTCATCACATAATTTTGCTACTCACTCgtctttaatttaaaattatttttgcattattatgtatatttatatatctatcgTAATCAAGTTCATACACAAATAATCAtaaatttaagaatttcattaaaaaatgaaataattaaaagtaaACAACTATGAGAGTGTCAATATCTTCACAAACTTGGATGGGAATGTCCGCTTCTTAAATGGAGTTCACAGTTTGATGTTGTTGAGATTGTGAGGAGATGAGGAGCTATTGCAACCTTCACGTACAGTCCCATTAGCCGCTATTCATATGTGTTCAAGACAgaataatattttcattttgacAAATATATCAAATAGATTGTGCCGAATTGATTGTATAGTTTGAAATGAAAACCAAACAACGAACATCGAGCTAACTATGATCGACTCGTACCAAAAGTCAATGTACAATCGTCAAATCTTAGCTCGAGTCATATCATCAAAGATTGCttattatatattatacatATGTATAAAGTTGATGTTTTGAACACCAAGCCTGGACAAACATCTTTATCGATAGTTTGGTAATATTTCCTACTATTATTTGCTTTTTTTCGGGAGAACATGGCATTCTgtcattttattcttatcttctCGTTATCCATAATTGGATTGATTGTGGTCCGATTTCATATGTACTTGATCGGATCTTCTTTATTTTTCCAgtaaaaatacacactagtctTTAAGTTAATGATTTAATATCAAGCATGCAGGATTCCCTATTCATTTCTTCGATAAATATAAGTTTTTcacaaaaactacaaaaaatattatagtactaGTGCAATTATTAGTTTGAATTTATGATATTGATGTTGCTTCTTTCTTTACAAAATAATCCAAAATGTTCAGTGTTGTGCTAGATAATTGATCTACGTACTTTGCCTCTACAATGAATTTAGCTACTACTCTTATTTTAGTTTCTCTGTATAGTCTACTTTTTTATTCATCAAATTTCTCATATCTTAGGAATTGTCAATATAGTGACTGCCAGTGCCAGATATGAAAAGTAGTAGTAACAAACATCAAATTCATGATtggaattttatatttaatttgagtTGTGTAGTTGATTAATTACTACAATTTTGGATTGATGTCGTAGAAATTAGAATAATGGAAAATGTGCCTGCAAGTGGAACATGTTTATTGAATTTTTAAGACTACACAggtgaaattatttttatattattatttaaagatAATTTGGAGACTAAGAGAAGTGGCGGTCAGTTTATTATATACAATGCAGTTCCAAAAATTTTGAGCTTATTAGTGTTATTTTAGGCCCCATTTGTTCTTGCTTACTAGCTAAGAAATTGCCACTTGGCATTCGCTTTCCTTCGCCCCCACCAATTATAATGCTTGAATTATTTGCGTAGGTGGCAATAAAAGATGAAGGAAATTATTTTCAAGAATGGCCCTCCAAAAAGCTTTGAAATTTTGGTATTTAGCACTACTCTTTTACAATTTTGGGACCTTCAAAATTCCCTTTTTAAGTAAAGTACAACATCCAAACATCTTTCTGAATTCAACCACAAACATTAGACCCATCACCTATCTAGTTAAGACAGAAACCAATTCATTAACTTGAGGAAAACAACATAAATTTGATAATAATAGTTGAAAACAATTCTCAACCACATGTTTGATCCAAGAATATTGTTCAAGTACTCTATTGATATATCAATTCACCATCCTCATTCACCAAAGTGTGCATAATTGCCACCACTTGATTAAAGAAGGTATATGCAAATTGTGTTGGAATTAGATCAATACTATCACCTAGCATTATATTCATCAAAACTGGTTTAAAACTTCAAATATATAGACAATGATTTGTGGAATTAGATTAATACTATCACCTAGCATTAATTCATCAAAACTGGTTAAAACTTCAAATATATAGACAATGATTTGTTGGAAAATATTGAGATACAATCTTGTCGGGCGAAAATTACACGTAAAAAACAAAGAGAAAATTACACGAAACAACTGaaaaaattacacggaaaaactTGTGGAtagcggtaagccgagtcgaggagtcctctttccgcaagacgagatacgctccGGTAGTGCTCCgacgaacgggagtaaggcggggacAGAGCTTCGACCGGAaaattatgcagagagggagagggcgtgtatgcaagaatgtttgagtttgttgtgtgttgaatgcaatggatgcatgccatttataggccaagtccaccgcAGGGGTTGCTGGAGTCAACAGACATAATGTCTatggctggggaaaaatatcgaaaaaatgattatcgctcgtatcgtattgaaaaatatcgaaaaattatcgaaTTTGCGATATATCGTAAAAAACTTACGATAtgataccgtatcgtaagttttcgatacgataacgatatggaTTTCCTTATAttgcgatatatcgttttatatcgaatatacgatatatatcgatattttcgatatatcgttttatatcgaatatacgatatatatcgtatatatcgaaacatattgaaattcaatacatattcaaatttaaaattataaatatgtataaatctatttaattgtacttggttgtgttgtattttgattatggTGACAAgaacactattaattttattgtgttgaagttttattaattttgtgtggattttaagttttgaaattataattttcgatatacaggtattcgatacgatatcaatattgatattatccatatcgaaatttgatatatcgaaactttcgatacgataacgatatgaaattctttcatatcgatattttcaatacgatatacgatacaacaTTTTTGATACGAtatctcgtatcgacccaccccttCATCAAGGTCATTGgaccgtaaccgccgggggttactgactggtgcatAGCCGtcgggagctgaagagacacgatgcatctggacacactacacgacgggatacaccatggaccgtcggggtccatcggggacctttgtCTCCCTTTATgggtcggggtccagcggggatagcgtggagtttgaggtggtctaaaaagaacaagcggggcttgaaccacgctcaacgaccagctccaaagaacagcctaAAGACCACCCacagaccaattgccaagatcacAAGGCACAAGGCGCCCGGGGCCCGGTGCACGGGTCATGCGCGCGTATGGGCTTtgtcacccatcttattccacgataattattacacataataattcatcttattaaatactttataaaagaagtttatcatccctcCATGTGgaataattaacacttagttaattaatcccttagctTTTCTCATAGCTCACTTCTAGTTTATTGTGACtaaactttaatatattatttctcactcaccggaaatcggatttgagaaaatgaatatgctacggtcatctactcggaaagtagatcgacgctattgcatttaatttctcaAGCATTGCTCTCATTCACGGCTTCAACACTTTCCCTTTGTATTCGGCCCACATTCTTCACGTTCCTTTGAAGTGTCCGCTCTCTAGCACAACTGCTTGATGGAGTCTTCGCTCTCGTCCATCCTCGATGCCTGTCCTCTCGCGCTTGTTCAATGTACCAACGTTAGAATCAGTCATCCACAATTTCATTCACTTAACTTAACTACAAGGTCAATCtaagtaatagtagtagtaatatttttggaTTGGTTTAATCACAAATAAGAATCTAAAGCAGTGGATCACAGTGAACTTATGATTTTGTCGGACATACAAAATGTGAGTTCTATTGGATCTAATTAAATGTGTCCCACCTTAAACCTTAAATTACAGTCTATGTCCCATCTTTCTTTTGGAGTACTACAATATATCATGAACATACGTAATTTAAAAATGTGTTAATAGATTGAAACACCCCTAATTATAATTTGGGTTGCCACATTAAGGATATTATAAACCTTTTCATATTATTCTCAAATTTAAACtccaataataataattctcactttatctcataaaaatatgtaaactttccattttcgtccgtcccacaaaaatatgtatatttcatttttgaaaagttatagTTTAATAATATTGGCCCAatatccactaacattacttcAATTaacattctcctcatctcttactttaccacaTTATTCttcttatctctcttacttaccaATTTTGTGTTAGTTTTCGTACCATatccattgcccatatttttataaaacagaGGGAATAATAAATACTCATTGCAATTTTCCGGTTCATATGCCACAAAAATATGCTCTATCTTAAAATCCCTCCTTTTGTATCACTAAGCCTCATTTGTGATGGACTTGTGACTGAGAAGATTGGATGTTTAAAAACAAGTTGCAACATAAATTACGACAAACTTTTTGATGTCCATCACAAATTGAGTAATGTAGTTTAACAACACTATCGTAAAAAATGGTCATCTATGACCATCAACGTTTGGATTTTGCAACAAAACCACGATGAACTCGCAACTAGTGACAAACGGTATCCTATTACAAAACTTATATAGCGGTCAAGGTTGCTCCTGCGACACCTTTTACCAACAACAAAACTTTGACCGAATTTtcattcaaaatttaattttggatCTTCAAACATAATTtctgttttcattttttatttccaaaccTACGTGTATCATGAAATGCTACACGATGTAATAAGATACTAGATCACATTACATTCAATATAACGTGATTCGAATCCAATGCATATTACTCCCAAATAACAATATTTGTACGTATTTGTGAATTGTGAATAACAAAATACATGGATTAATTTAACATGGTGCGATGATGTGTGGAATATTGGGAAaacttttttcttaatttggATTCACGATTGATTGTGAAGTGCAAGCCATGAATTGAAGTAATGGGGCCCATTTAATAGAAGCAAAGTAAGAATAATTTGAGTGTGCCACGGATCTCTGGGCTCCATGGTCTCACTTTCATTTACATTATCCAAGTAATAGTGCCTTAAGTGGGAGACATGCTTTTTTCCAAAGCATTAACCATCAACTCCAACTAATATATAGCTTGTTTTTTAGATTTCAATTTTTCAATAAAGAAACTATAAATTAAGACACAAATTGCTCTGTTTATAGTGATGCCCGAATATTGTCTCGTGGATTATTAAATGGTTTTTAATTTTTCCGTataatttagtaaaaaaaagtCTTTAAGTCTTTAGCAATTTATATCGAAGTATGTTTATAAAGAAGTCAAGTTCATACAATcaagtatataaataataaaaatatagtcGACATAGTTCCAATAAATTAACATATTAAATGTTTCTGTTACATACAAACTATAATTAGTAATAAGTATGATTCAAACATTTCTCGTAGTGGAAATAAAAGGCAAATagctaataaataaataatactttctttttCTACCGCCACTTTAGAATTTTTGATGTTATTCCGGCACTAAATAGAAGTTATTCTATTCTCAAACAAAACAATTCCTCCTAATCCAAGACTAAAATCACGCTTTTAAGATCCTAAAGCAACTTTTA
This portion of the Salvia splendens isolate huo1 chromosome 10, SspV2, whole genome shotgun sequence genome encodes:
- the LOC121752652 gene encoding uncharacterized protein LOC121752652, which codes for MEAFNFEDVRVEKANAIAKYRRIQRITSLFRFVELLVFLIVVSRFSVQFAVFLKLSSEYLRGISVVELISPGSVFVIGNAIVIVLFLISRRFSGERSTDFYDEYVEKCRSNSNQIQPPILSKSVEKCRSNNNNQIQQQIWSKSVEKSARTEREVISRTRSANLERVRGEEEHRRDLRRSMSEKCRKRAEEEMSSEEFRQTVEAFIARQQRLLREEEGDDSSMVSFQA